Proteins encoded by one window of Arachis ipaensis cultivar K30076 chromosome B04, Araip1.1, whole genome shotgun sequence:
- the LOC107635328 gene encoding myb-related protein 306, which translates to MGRPPCCDKEGVKKGPWTPEEDIILVSYIQEHGPGNWRAVPTNTGLSRCSKSCRLRWTNYLRPGIKRGNFTEQEEKMIIHLQDLLGNRWAAIASYLPQRTDNDIKNYWNTHLKKKLKKLQAPSSGVCNFGGTGTGTGIETGTNYSGSIPVRGQWERRLQTDIHMAKRALSEALSPENNNNNSNNNNFCSSSSTKAITQSSSLCYASSAENIARLLKGWMKNPGTNNKCSRTNSSSLTTQNNNFFVVNGGDTASKGSGGSSSNDNSVELSETFESLFGLESLDYSSNATTTTTTTTTTTSDHDHDHDQFSHQSLSPNDENNVFQENESKPEIIEDVMPFSLLEKWLLEEVACQDQKVITADAKFF; encoded by the exons ATGGGAAGACCACCATGTTGTGATAAAGAAGGTGTGAAGAAAGGTCCTTGGACTCCTGAAGAAGATATCATTTTGGTCTCTTATATCCAAGAACATGGTCCTGGCAATTGGAGGGCTGTTCCTACCAACACag GGTTATCAAGATGTAGCAAGAGTTGTAGACTTAGATGGACTAATTACTTGAGGCCTGGAATCAAAAGGGGTAACTTCACTGAACAAGAAGAAAAGATGATTATCCATCTTCAAGATCTCTTAGGAAAcag ATGGGCTGCAATTGCTTCATACCTACCACAAAGGACGGATAATGATATAAAGAATTATTGGAACAcgcatctgaagaagaagctcaagaagTTGCAAGCTCCTAGTTCTGGAGTTTGCAACTTCGGCGGAACCGGAACTGGAACCGGAATTGAAACCGGAACGAATTATTCCGGTTCGATTCCGGTTCGAGGCCAATGGGAGCGAAGGCTCCAAACCGATATCCACATGGCGAAAAGAGCCCTCAGTGAAGCCCTTTCACCGgagaacaataataataatagtaataataataatttttgttcttcatcttcaacAAAAGCGATTACACAATCATCATCTTTGTGCTATGCTTCAAGTGCTGAGAACATAGCACGTTTGTTGAAGGGTTGGATGAAGAATCCAGGAACAAATAACAAGTGTTCAAGAACAAACTCTTCATCTTTGACTACTCAAAACAACAATTTCTTTGTTGTTAATGGTGGTGACACAGCTTCAAAGGGATCAGGAGGAAGTAGTAGCAATGATAACAGTGTTGAGTTGTCTGAAACCTTTGAATCCTTGTTTGGTTTGGAGTCTTTGGATTACTCATCAAACGCTACTACTACAACAACTACAACTACCACAACTACTTCAGATCATGATCATGATCATGATCAGTTTTCTCATCAATCTTTGTCTCCTAATGATGAGAACAATGTTTTTCAAGAAAATGAAAGCAAGCCTGAGATTATTGAAGATGTGATGCCATTCTCTTTGCTTGAGAAGTGGCTTCTTGAAGAGGTTGCTTGCCAAGATCAGAAAGTTATTACTGCCGATGCCAAGTTCTTCTAG